One segment of Acidovorax sp. DW039 DNA contains the following:
- a CDS encoding ATP-binding cassette domain-containing protein translates to MSALFAVQHLHKQYAGTPVVQDVSFSIAPGECLGVIGPNGAGKTTTIRMCLGLTAPDSGEVLFYPQGATEPLHMPHDALAIKAELGVVTQFDTLDPDFTCAENLRVFGRYFGLKGAVMESRVPQLLEFAALTHKADAKPGELSGGMKRRLSLARALVNQPRLLLLDEPTTGLDPQARHLMWERLQLLLQQGTSILLTTHFMDEAERLCSRLLVLDHGKKIAEGKPRELIAEHLESDVVEVFGVGAVPLAQDPALRPLAARVEVSGETVFFYTQQAQPLLQALGQHAHLRTLHRPANLEDLFLKLTGRQIRE, encoded by the coding sequence ATGAGCGCACTGTTTGCTGTCCAGCATCTCCACAAGCAATACGCAGGCACCCCCGTGGTGCAGGATGTATCGTTTTCCATTGCCCCGGGGGAATGCCTGGGCGTGATCGGCCCCAACGGCGCGGGCAAGACCACCACCATCCGCATGTGCCTGGGGCTCACGGCCCCCGACAGCGGCGAGGTGCTGTTCTACCCGCAGGGGGCTACCGAGCCCCTGCACATGCCGCACGACGCGCTGGCCATCAAGGCCGAACTGGGCGTGGTCACGCAGTTCGACACACTGGACCCGGACTTCACCTGCGCCGAAAACCTGCGCGTGTTCGGCCGCTACTTCGGGCTCAAAGGTGCGGTGATGGAGAGCAGAGTGCCGCAGTTGCTCGAATTTGCCGCGCTGACACACAAGGCCGATGCCAAGCCCGGCGAACTCTCAGGGGGGATGAAGCGGCGGCTGTCCCTGGCCCGTGCGCTCGTCAACCAGCCGCGCCTGCTCTTGCTGGACGAGCCCACCACCGGCCTGGACCCCCAAGCCCGCCACCTGATGTGGGAGCGCCTGCAACTGCTGCTGCAGCAGGGCACCTCCATCCTGCTGACCACCCATTTCATGGACGAAGCCGAGCGCCTGTGCTCGCGCCTGCTGGTGCTGGACCACGGCAAGAAAATTGCCGAAGGCAAGCCCCGCGAGTTGATCGCCGAGCACCTGGAGAGCGATGTGGTGGAAGTCTTTGGCGTGGGCGCTGTCCCCCTGGCCCAAGACCCTGCCCTGCGCCCCCTTGCAGCGCGGGTGGAGGTGAGCGGCGAAACCGTGTTCTTCTACACCCAGCAAGCCCAACCCCTGCTGCAGGCGCTGGGCCAGCACGCCCACCTGCGCACACTGCACCGCCCCGCCAATCTGGAAGACCTGTTCCTCAAGCTGACGGGGCGGCAGATCCGGGAGTGA
- a CDS encoding GGDEF domain-containing protein, with product MKLDFLTLMAVMATNLFAIAAALPLVMGRSVSQAARNVQASMLLQGVAWAAIIASSSVWDQALSTLSMACNAWAQWLLYRALREWLGARPFKRTLLALVCLMPLGYALGFGHYAFRVGWANFLMAAILVIVARATMYPATPSTPADTRWRRTLMLCLLTSAGFTLARGVLGAFTDQYPSFRTPHPVNLAAALATNVSLVLGTVAVLVAWHAEAERKLHRLAMTDGLTGLANRRSFADQGAAMISHAQRHGLPLTALMLDIDYFKQINDTMGHETGDRALQLFGRLLQECHRSGDMVGRLGGEEFGVLLLHNSAPAGTSFDRRLRMRLAEASLSELGFTLDYSAGMAVLGPQDHDLAPLMARADAALYAAKTSGRGRLVAAPAPEV from the coding sequence ATGAAGCTGGATTTCCTCACGCTGATGGCCGTCATGGCCACGAACCTGTTTGCGATTGCGGCGGCGCTGCCGCTGGTGATGGGTCGCAGCGTGAGCCAGGCCGCACGCAACGTGCAGGCCAGCATGCTTTTGCAGGGGGTGGCCTGGGCCGCCATCATTGCGTCGTCGTCCGTGTGGGACCAGGCGCTGTCCACCCTCTCCATGGCATGCAATGCGTGGGCGCAGTGGCTGCTGTACCGCGCCCTGCGCGAGTGGCTGGGCGCGCGTCCGTTCAAACGCACCCTGCTCGCGCTGGTGTGCCTGATGCCACTGGGCTACGCCCTGGGGTTTGGGCACTATGCGTTCCGGGTGGGCTGGGCCAATTTCCTGATGGCAGCCATTCTGGTGATTGTTGCGCGCGCCACGATGTACCCGGCCACCCCGTCCACCCCCGCCGATACCCGGTGGCGGCGCACCCTCATGCTGTGCCTGCTCACCTCGGCGGGCTTTACCCTGGCCCGGGGCGTACTGGGCGCGTTTACGGACCAGTACCCCAGCTTCCGCACGCCTCACCCTGTCAACCTGGCAGCGGCCCTGGCTACCAATGTGAGCCTGGTGTTGGGCACGGTGGCCGTTCTGGTGGCATGGCATGCCGAGGCCGAGCGCAAGCTGCATCGGCTGGCCATGACCGATGGACTCACCGGGCTGGCCAACCGGCGCTCGTTTGCAGACCAGGGGGCAGCGATGATCTCGCACGCCCAGCGCCACGGCCTGCCGCTGACGGCCTTGATGCTGGACATCGATTACTTCAAGCAGATCAACGACACCATGGGCCACGAAACGGGTGACCGCGCCCTGCAACTGTTTGGCAGGCTGCTGCAGGAATGCCACCGCAGCGGCGACATGGTGGGCCGCCTGGGCGGGGAAGAGTTTGGCGTGCTGCTGCTGCACAACAGCGCCCCCGCCGGAACATCCTTTGACCGCAGGCTGCGCATGCGACTGGCCGAGGCCAGCCTGAGCGAGCTGGGCTTTACGCTGGACTACAGCGCAGGCATGGCCGTGCTGGGGCCGCAGGACCACGACCTGGCACCGCTGATGGCCCGCGCCGATGCGGCGCTGTATGCTGCCAAGACCAGTGGCCGCGGGAGGCTGGTGGCCGCACCTGCGCCAGAGGTGTAA